The Streptomyces europaeiscabiei genome window below encodes:
- a CDS encoding glycoside hydrolase family 78 protein translates to MGLERPEPDTTLVSVRFEHRQDALGVGTSEPRLSWQVRTDDPAWRQTAYEVELDGGTTAHVDCAEQVLVPWPFAPLASRSGASVRIRVACGTRWSDWSAPVTVETGLLRPDDWTARFITPHRHGALDAPAPELVRTVVLREDVVSARLYATAHGVYTASLNGTRVGDEILAPGWTSYRHRLRYQTHDVTTLLKKGENTLSAVLGNGWYRGRLGWWGARALYGDRLALLAQLEVRYADGSVEVFGTDEQWRARDSGILADDLYKGQRTDLRFTPGEADGPVEVLSGQEADLARLVAPEGPPVRVTEVLPASKVWQSPSGRTLVDFGQNIVGWVRLRVRDTTAGAEVVVRHSEVLEDEELCTRPLRTADAIDSYLLADAEETVLEPSLTFHGFRYAEVTGVPDLAADDVHAVVVSSDLRRTGWFSCSDPDLEQFHENVVRGTRGNFLDIPTDCPQRDERLGWTGDIQVFSPTATFLFDAAGFLSSWLADLAADQHPDGAVPWVIPDVLDDAAPTAAAWGDAAPVVPWVLYERYGDLGVLRRQFTSARAWVDKAASLTTDGVWAGGFQFGDWLDPTAPPDDPFAARTPTDVVATACLVRCADVVAHTAEVLGRSADAAHYSALADRTRQAFARAYVTPAGRVLGDSPTAYAMALQWNLLASPRHRAVAGDRLADLVRTNGFRIATGFVGTPLMTDALTLAGHPELAHRLLLEKGCPSWLYPVTMGATTVWERWDSLLPDGTVNPGQMTSFNHYALGAVADWMHRTVAGLAPAAPGYREILVRPLPHRSLAHATAVHLTPYGEASVGWQREDGRFDLKVVVPAGTRATVHLPGSGQPPVTVAHGTHTWSVDDPCPAPAPSEVVTVRDLMDEPGLWAHTVGALTRQGLNGDSAQLARQLGPFLDLPAGRLPTLLNRVLFEDGGADAAAALETLLSSTAD, encoded by the coding sequence ATGGGCCTTGAGCGTCCCGAACCCGACACCACACTGGTCTCCGTCCGGTTCGAGCATCGACAGGACGCGCTCGGCGTCGGCACGTCCGAACCCCGCCTGTCGTGGCAGGTCCGCACCGACGACCCCGCCTGGCGGCAGACGGCGTACGAGGTAGAACTGGACGGCGGTACGACGGCACATGTCGATTGCGCCGAGCAGGTGCTGGTGCCGTGGCCCTTCGCACCCCTGGCCTCGCGCAGCGGGGCGAGCGTGCGGATCCGGGTGGCCTGCGGAACGCGCTGGAGCGACTGGAGCGCGCCGGTCACCGTGGAGACAGGACTGCTGCGCCCCGACGACTGGACCGCCCGCTTCATCACCCCCCACCGCCACGGCGCCCTGGACGCGCCCGCCCCCGAGCTCGTACGGACGGTCGTGTTGCGGGAGGACGTGGTCTCGGCCCGCCTCTACGCCACCGCTCACGGTGTCTACACCGCGTCCCTCAACGGCACCCGGGTCGGTGACGAGATCCTCGCCCCCGGCTGGACCAGCTACCGCCACCGACTCCGGTACCAGACCCATGACGTCACCACCCTGCTGAAGAAGGGCGAGAACACCCTCTCGGCCGTGCTCGGCAACGGCTGGTACCGCGGCCGCCTCGGCTGGTGGGGCGCCCGTGCCCTGTACGGCGACCGGCTGGCCCTGCTGGCCCAGCTGGAGGTCCGCTACGCCGACGGTTCGGTGGAGGTCTTCGGCACCGACGAGCAGTGGCGGGCCCGCGATTCCGGGATCCTCGCGGACGACCTCTACAAGGGGCAGCGCACCGATCTGCGGTTCACCCCGGGCGAGGCCGACGGTCCGGTGGAGGTGCTGTCCGGGCAGGAGGCGGACCTGGCGCGACTGGTCGCCCCGGAGGGGCCACCAGTACGCGTCACCGAGGTGCTGCCCGCGTCGAAGGTCTGGCAGTCGCCGTCCGGCCGTACGCTCGTCGACTTCGGCCAGAACATCGTCGGCTGGGTCCGGCTGCGCGTGCGTGACACCACGGCCGGCGCCGAGGTCGTCGTCCGGCACTCCGAGGTCCTGGAGGACGAGGAGCTGTGCACCAGGCCACTGAGGACGGCCGACGCCATCGACAGCTACCTCCTGGCCGACGCCGAGGAGACCGTCCTCGAACCCTCGCTCACGTTCCACGGTTTCCGGTACGCCGAGGTCACCGGCGTACCGGACCTGGCGGCCGATGATGTGCACGCCGTCGTCGTCAGCAGCGACCTGCGCCGCACGGGCTGGTTCTCCTGCTCCGACCCGGACCTGGAGCAGTTCCACGAGAACGTCGTCCGGGGCACACGCGGCAACTTCCTCGACATACCCACGGACTGCCCGCAGCGCGACGAACGGCTCGGCTGGACCGGCGACATCCAGGTCTTCTCCCCCACCGCCACCTTCCTCTTCGACGCGGCGGGCTTCCTGTCCTCCTGGCTCGCCGACCTCGCCGCCGACCAGCACCCCGACGGCGCCGTCCCCTGGGTGATCCCCGACGTCCTGGACGACGCGGCCCCGACCGCGGCGGCCTGGGGTGACGCCGCCCCGGTGGTGCCCTGGGTGCTGTACGAACGCTACGGCGACCTCGGTGTCCTCCGGCGGCAGTTCACCAGCGCCCGCGCATGGGTCGACAAGGCCGCCTCCCTCACGACCGACGGAGTGTGGGCGGGCGGCTTCCAGTTCGGCGACTGGCTCGACCCCACCGCGCCGCCGGACGACCCGTTCGCCGCCCGCACTCCCACCGATGTCGTCGCCACCGCCTGTCTGGTCCGGTGCGCCGACGTCGTCGCCCACACCGCGGAGGTACTGGGCCGCTCCGCGGACGCCGCCCACTACTCCGCACTCGCCGACCGGACCCGCCAGGCGTTCGCCCGCGCCTACGTCACCCCGGCGGGCCGGGTGCTGGGCGACTCGCCGACCGCGTACGCCATGGCCCTGCAGTGGAACCTGCTGGCCTCCCCGCGCCATCGCGCGGTGGCCGGGGACCGGCTCGCCGACCTCGTCCGCACCAACGGCTTCCGCATCGCCACCGGATTCGTCGGCACCCCGCTGATGACCGACGCCCTCACCTTGGCCGGGCACCCGGAACTCGCCCACCGGCTGCTGCTGGAGAAGGGGTGCCCGTCCTGGCTGTATCCCGTGACGATGGGCGCCACCACGGTCTGGGAACGCTGGGACAGCCTGCTGCCCGACGGCACGGTCAACCCCGGTCAGATGACCTCCTTCAACCACTACGCCCTCGGAGCCGTCGCCGACTGGATGCACCGCACCGTCGCCGGACTCGCCCCGGCCGCACCCGGCTACCGCGAAATCCTCGTACGCCCGCTGCCGCACCGGTCACTCGCCCACGCCACGGCCGTGCACCTCACCCCGTACGGCGAGGCGTCCGTGGGCTGGCAGCGCGAGGACGGCCGCTTCGACCTGAAGGTGGTCGTGCCCGCGGGAACACGGGCCACCGTCCACCTCCCCGGTTCCGGGCAGCCTCCGGTGACCGTGGCGCACGGCACGCACACGTGGAGCGTCGACGACCCCTGCCCCGCCCCGGCACCGTCCGAGGTGGTCACCGTGCGGGACCTGATGGACGAGCCCGGCCTGTGGGCACACACGGTCGGTGCCCTGACCCGGCAGGGGCTGAACGGGGACTCGGCACAACTGGCCCGGCAGCTGGGGCCCTTCCTGGACCTGCCGGCGGGCCGACTGCCCACGCTGCTCAACAGGGTCCTTTTCGAGGACGGCGGCGCCGACGCCGCCGCCGCTCTGGAGACCCTGCTGAGCAGCACGGCGGACTGA
- a CDS encoding LacI family DNA-binding transcriptional regulator produces the protein MRPASSSKRATITDVARSAGVSTSAVSKVLRNAYGVSPAMRERVQAAMAELGYRPHAAARGMRGRTYTIGVLLASIRNAFYADLLDGVNTALRGTEYALFLGSSGSSEMEEQTKLIHAMADRQMDGLILIAPTVPRTEVVRLAAEVPTVVIGHHDPSPAYDCVVNQDGAGVDLVVDHLIALGHRDIAHLSHPTVRGTQWEQRPEHHVRAAYRAAMARHDLADLARVVHSGYSDEGGYRGAMELLTSTRPPTAIFAGADVAATGVFRAAAELGLRIPDDLSLAGYNNTSVAALAPVNLTSVDQAGAMMGETAARLLLERIEKRRDRAVVMASTPHLVARGTTAPPPGA, from the coding sequence GTGCGACCGGCAAGCAGTTCGAAGAGAGCCACCATCACCGACGTCGCGCGCAGCGCGGGGGTGTCCACCTCGGCGGTGTCGAAGGTGCTGCGCAACGCCTACGGGGTGAGTCCGGCGATGCGTGAGCGGGTGCAGGCGGCCATGGCCGAGCTGGGCTACCGTCCGCACGCCGCCGCCCGCGGCATGAGGGGCCGCACCTACACGATCGGCGTTCTCCTCGCGAGCATCCGCAACGCCTTCTACGCAGACCTCCTGGACGGCGTGAACACAGCCCTGCGAGGCACCGAGTACGCACTGTTCCTCGGCTCCAGCGGCTCCTCCGAGATGGAGGAGCAGACCAAGCTGATCCACGCCATGGCGGACCGCCAGATGGACGGTCTGATCCTGATCGCGCCCACCGTCCCCCGCACGGAAGTGGTCCGCCTCGCGGCCGAGGTGCCGACGGTGGTGATCGGCCACCACGATCCCTCCCCGGCGTACGACTGCGTGGTCAACCAGGACGGGGCCGGCGTCGACCTGGTCGTCGACCACCTGATCGCCCTCGGGCACCGGGACATAGCCCATCTGTCGCATCCGACGGTGCGCGGCACCCAGTGGGAACAGCGGCCCGAGCACCACGTCCGGGCCGCCTACCGTGCGGCGATGGCCCGGCACGACCTGGCCGACCTGGCCCGGGTCGTGCACTCCGGGTATTCGGACGAGGGCGGCTACCGGGGCGCCATGGAGCTGCTCACCTCCACCCGCCCGCCCACCGCGATCTTCGCGGGCGCGGACGTCGCCGCGACCGGCGTCTTCCGGGCCGCCGCCGAGCTCGGCCTGCGCATCCCCGACGACCTCTCGCTCGCCGGCTACAACAACACCTCGGTCGCGGCCCTCGCGCCGGTGAACCTGACCAGCGTCGACCAGGCGGGCGCCATGATGGGCGAGACCGCGGCCCGACTGCTGCTGGAGCGGATCGAGAAGCGGCGCGACCGCGCCGTCGTCATGGCCTCGACGCCCCACCTCGTGGCACGCGGCACCACCGCACCGCCGCCCGGCGCCTGA
- a CDS encoding ABC transporter substrate-binding protein encodes MRSTTRAKRRTAVAAAAVLPLLLSACSAGSLGSSGGDDSATTIKLLVDNAPDNLAAAKQLAKDFQAKNPKIRVSVETRPGGADGDNLIKTRLQTDSMAEVFSYNTGSLFQQIDPAKTLTPITQDSYVKSLDKSFVPQVTVGDETYGVPFGSALGGGVLYNKKVYAKLGLTVPKTWADFIANSKKIKAAGIAPVIQTYQDTWTSQLLVLGDFHNVSAEEPDFAQEFTGNKAKFATDENAVKGFEHLQQIHDLKLQNSDYASATLVKGLEMLATGKGAQYPMLSTVIGAIRTSNPDELDDVGFFALPGDEASANGMTAWFPNAFYVPKSTTGDKLAAVKKFLAFTASPAGCTSQAEASTPTGPYLVEGCTLPSDVPNITKDVAAYFTDDAQSPALEFLSPVKGPSLEQICVQVGSGITGAKAGAALYDKDVKKQAQQLGLSGW; translated from the coding sequence ATGAGGTCAACCACTCGCGCCAAGAGAAGGACGGCCGTCGCCGCAGCCGCCGTTCTGCCGCTCCTGCTCAGCGCGTGCAGCGCGGGCTCTCTCGGCTCGTCCGGCGGGGACGACAGCGCGACGACGATCAAGCTGCTCGTCGACAACGCGCCCGACAACCTTGCGGCCGCCAAGCAACTGGCCAAGGACTTCCAGGCCAAGAACCCGAAGATCAGGGTCAGTGTGGAGACGCGCCCCGGCGGAGCCGACGGCGACAACCTCATCAAGACGCGGCTGCAGACCGACAGCATGGCCGAAGTCTTCTCGTACAACACCGGTTCGCTGTTCCAGCAGATCGACCCGGCGAAGACCCTCACGCCGATCACCCAGGACTCGTACGTCAAGAGCCTCGACAAGTCCTTCGTCCCCCAGGTCACGGTCGGTGACGAGACCTACGGCGTGCCCTTCGGTTCGGCTCTGGGCGGCGGTGTCCTCTACAACAAGAAGGTCTACGCCAAGCTCGGTCTGACGGTGCCGAAGACCTGGGCCGACTTCATCGCCAACAGCAAGAAGATCAAGGCCGCCGGCATCGCCCCGGTCATCCAGACCTACCAGGACACCTGGACCTCCCAGCTCCTCGTCCTGGGCGACTTCCACAACGTGTCCGCCGAGGAACCGGACTTCGCGCAGGAGTTCACCGGCAACAAGGCGAAGTTCGCCACGGACGAGAACGCCGTCAAGGGCTTCGAGCACCTGCAGCAGATCCACGACCTGAAGCTGCAGAACTCCGACTACGCGTCGGCCACGCTCGTCAAGGGCCTGGAGATGCTGGCCACCGGCAAGGGCGCCCAGTACCCGATGCTCTCCACCGTCATCGGCGCGATCAGGACGAGCAACCCCGATGAGCTCGACGACGTCGGCTTCTTCGCCCTGCCCGGGGACGAGGCCTCCGCCAACGGCATGACGGCGTGGTTCCCGAACGCCTTCTACGTCCCGAAGAGCACCACCGGTGACAAGCTCGCCGCGGTCAAGAAGTTCCTCGCGTTCACCGCGAGCCCGGCCGGTTGCACCTCCCAGGCGGAGGCGTCGACGCCCACCGGCCCGTACCTGGTCGAGGGCTGCACCCTGCCGTCGGACGTTCCCAACATCACCAAGGACGTCGCGGCGTACTTCACCGACGACGCACAGAGCCCGGCGCTGGAGTTCCTGTCCCCGGTGAAGGGCCCGAGCCTCGAACAGATCTGTGTCCAGGTCGGCTCCGGCATCACCGGGGCCAAGGCCGGCGCGGCCCTGTACGACAAGGACGTCAAGAAGCAGGCTCAGCAGCTCGGCCTGTCGGGCTGGTAG
- a CDS encoding carbohydrate ABC transporter permease — protein sequence MTTVVPTGPPTAEKPKVAARTRRSAKTHSAYPTWFYLPAAVIYGVLFLVPTFASFYFSLTRWTIFKSTFIGLDNFTEFFQEPALVKGFVNTFLYAVVTSGLKVVLGLLLGILLTSQIRARGYLRSVVFFPVLVSTVGIGITFTAFMDPSTGAINRALAVVGIDGPGWLTDPSLALFSVALVDVWKGVGLATVIYIAGIVSIPQDYYEAARIDGAGPWQQFRNVILPLSWPATSTVIILSLIGGLRSFDLIWAMTRGGPGFSSDVVASVIYKQYQAGFYGLSTAGNVILFLVVTAVIVPLSRFLASKEVER from the coding sequence ATGACCACAGTTGTACCGACCGGGCCACCGACGGCCGAGAAGCCGAAAGTGGCGGCCAGAACGCGTCGGTCCGCCAAGACGCACAGCGCCTATCCCACCTGGTTCTACCTGCCGGCCGCAGTGATCTACGGGGTGCTGTTCCTCGTCCCGACGTTCGCGTCGTTCTACTTCAGCCTGACCCGGTGGACCATCTTCAAGTCGACCTTCATCGGCCTGGACAACTTCACCGAGTTCTTCCAGGAACCCGCCCTCGTCAAGGGCTTCGTCAACACGTTCCTCTACGCGGTCGTCACCTCTGGCCTCAAGGTGGTCCTCGGCCTCCTCCTGGGAATCCTGCTGACCAGCCAGATCCGCGCCCGTGGCTATCTGCGCTCGGTGGTGTTCTTCCCCGTCCTGGTCAGCACCGTCGGCATCGGCATCACCTTCACCGCTTTCATGGACCCCTCCACCGGAGCGATCAACAGGGCGCTGGCGGTCGTCGGCATCGACGGTCCTGGCTGGCTGACGGACCCGTCGCTGGCGTTGTTCTCGGTGGCCCTCGTCGACGTCTGGAAGGGCGTCGGGCTGGCGACCGTCATCTACATCGCCGGCATCGTGTCCATCCCTCAGGACTACTACGAGGCGGCGAGGATCGACGGCGCGGGCCCGTGGCAACAGTTCCGCAACGTCATCCTGCCGCTGAGCTGGCCGGCGACCTCGACCGTCATCATCCTGTCGCTCATCGGCGGCCTGCGGTCCTTCGACCTCATCTGGGCGATGACACGCGGAGGACCGGGCTTCAGCTCCGACGTGGTGGCCTCCGTCATCTACAAGCAGTACCAGGCGGGTTTCTACGGCCTGTCGACCGCCGGAAACGTCATCCTCTTCCTGGTCGTGACGGCGGTCATCGTCCCGTTGTCCCGCTTCCTGGCGAGCAAGGAGGTGGAGCGGTGA
- a CDS encoding carbohydrate ABC transporter permease: MRNPARTWLGVVSVAVSVVVFVVPFAFIVLTAVKDPQQASQLDFSWPHHFQLVDNFVEVVQARDYILVIAFINSVILTVASVTAMVVLGAMVAFVLQRRVTRWTGLINFLVLSGLIIPPAVVPTIWVLQKAGLFGTLPGLILVEIAFGLSFSILLFRAFIATIPRELDEAAIIDGASPLRLFFQVILPVLRSVIVTVIVVQSVAVFNDFTNPLYFLPGEQNATVQLTLFNFQSQYSTSYNLLFMDILLITIPPLIMFLFFNRQIVAGMTAGAVKG; the protein is encoded by the coding sequence GTGAGGAATCCCGCCCGTACCTGGCTCGGCGTCGTGTCGGTCGCCGTCAGCGTCGTCGTCTTCGTCGTCCCGTTCGCGTTCATCGTGCTGACGGCCGTGAAGGACCCGCAGCAGGCCTCCCAGCTCGACTTCTCCTGGCCGCACCACTTCCAGCTGGTGGACAACTTCGTCGAGGTCGTCCAGGCGCGGGACTACATCCTCGTCATCGCGTTCATCAACAGCGTGATCCTGACCGTCGCCAGCGTGACGGCGATGGTCGTCCTCGGGGCGATGGTCGCGTTCGTACTGCAGCGGCGGGTCACCCGCTGGACGGGACTCATCAACTTCCTCGTCCTGTCCGGGCTGATCATCCCCCCGGCCGTGGTGCCGACGATCTGGGTCCTGCAGAAGGCCGGCCTGTTCGGCACCCTCCCCGGACTGATCCTCGTGGAGATCGCGTTCGGTCTGTCCTTCTCCATCCTGCTCTTCCGCGCCTTCATCGCCACCATCCCGCGCGAACTCGACGAGGCCGCCATCATCGACGGCGCGTCACCGCTGCGGCTGTTCTTCCAGGTCATCCTCCCGGTGCTGCGGTCGGTGATCGTGACGGTCATCGTCGTGCAGTCGGTCGCCGTCTTCAACGACTTCACCAACCCGCTGTACTTCCTGCCCGGCGAACAGAACGCCACCGTCCAGCTGACCCTGTTCAACTTCCAGAGCCAGTACAGCACCAGCTACAACCTGCTCTTCATGGACATCCTGCTCATCACGATCCCGCCGCTGATCATGTTCCTGTTCTTCAACCGGCAGATCGTGGCAGGCATGACCGCCGGAGCGGTCAAGGGTTAG
- a CDS encoding family 43 glycosylhydrolase: protein MRVHNHPGPRPGIRVRSGRSALGAVLVAFLTVLGMVTASPAQALSGDVRMHDPSLIKVGSCYYGFSTGFENDSANPSGSVTIRRTCGGTAASGWTKVGNVWESTPSWITEKLGATPPNIWAPEIKQFNGKYHLYYAGSRWGTSYAVMGVATATNIEGPWTDQGMVTDVNYPIDPNVDWGPDGRLYISWGSFTGPGTYMHVLDQSTGKLSTTDHNLWHLAVGIENPTIVLNGGYYYLFGSKGLCCSGTNSNYYTVVGRSTSITGPYLDQSGTNMLSNGGTTVLNGARPRVAAGGADAYDDGTSKYLAYHYYDADQAGREALDIRQMTFSGGWPVLSGPLGAPNNHLWNRNADKCADVWSASTADGASVNSGNCNSGTNQQWVPTAVGSNYQLVNVNSGKCLQVAGASTANGAAAVQSTCTGASHQLWKRTAVIGAYLTFTNVNSGKCLQVAGASTANGAALDQSTCTSGANQQWMIV from the coding sequence ATGCGCGTCCACAACCACCCGGGGCCGCGTCCCGGGATACGTGTGAGAAGCGGCCGGTCCGCACTCGGGGCGGTCCTGGTGGCCTTCCTGACCGTCCTCGGCATGGTCACCGCATCTCCCGCGCAGGCACTCAGCGGTGACGTCCGTATGCACGACCCGAGCCTCATCAAGGTGGGCAGCTGCTACTACGGCTTCTCCACCGGGTTCGAGAACGACTCGGCGAACCCCAGCGGATCCGTCACCATCCGCAGGACGTGCGGCGGAACCGCGGCGTCCGGATGGACGAAGGTGGGGAACGTCTGGGAGTCGACCCCGTCCTGGATCACCGAGAAGCTCGGTGCGACCCCGCCGAACATCTGGGCCCCGGAGATCAAGCAGTTCAACGGCAAGTACCACCTGTACTACGCCGGTTCCCGCTGGGGCACCTCGTACGCCGTGATGGGCGTGGCCACCGCCACGAACATCGAGGGCCCCTGGACCGACCAGGGCATGGTCACGGACGTCAACTACCCGATCGACCCCAACGTCGACTGGGGACCGGACGGCCGCCTGTACATCTCCTGGGGTTCCTTCACCGGCCCCGGCACCTACATGCACGTCCTGGACCAGTCCACCGGCAAGCTGTCCACCACCGACCACAACCTCTGGCACCTCGCCGTCGGCATCGAGAACCCGACGATCGTCCTCAACGGCGGCTACTACTACCTCTTCGGCTCCAAGGGGCTGTGCTGCAGCGGGACGAACAGCAACTACTACACCGTGGTCGGCCGGTCCACCAGCATCACGGGACCGTATCTCGACCAGAGCGGCACCAACATGCTCTCGAACGGCGGCACCACCGTCCTCAACGGCGCTCGCCCCAGGGTGGCCGCCGGCGGTGCCGACGCCTACGACGACGGCACGTCCAAGTACCTCGCCTACCACTACTACGACGCCGACCAGGCCGGGCGGGAGGCCCTCGACATCCGTCAGATGACCTTCTCGGGCGGCTGGCCCGTCCTCTCCGGTCCGCTCGGGGCCCCGAACAACCACCTGTGGAACCGGAACGCCGACAAGTGCGCGGACGTCTGGTCCGCGAGTACGGCTGACGGAGCGTCGGTGAACTCCGGGAACTGCAACTCCGGGACGAACCAGCAGTGGGTGCCCACCGCCGTGGGCTCCAACTACCAGCTGGTCAACGTCAACAGCGGCAAGTGCCTCCAGGTCGCCGGGGCGTCGACAGCCAACGGGGCGGCCGCCGTCCAGTCGACGTGCACCGGGGCCTCGCACCAGCTGTGGAAGAGGACAGCGGTGATCGGCGCCTACCTCACCTTCACCAACGTCAACAGCGGCAAGTGCCTCCAGGTCGCCGGGGCGTCCACCGCCAACGGGGCGGCCCTGGACCAGTCGACCTGCACCTCCGGCGCGAACCAGCAGTGGATGATCGTCTGA
- a CDS encoding S41 family peptidase, with protein MTDSADHRTPSFIQQAAEPVRAHLATSTPLSSFLEGAGTLTLEERRLIVDQALVLLEQNYVHLPLKAAMHAVNPVQRLRVLRRRLERQTQQTMPREWLFHAEVSEIFHSVRDLHTNYLLPDPFNGKIAFLPFLIEQYTDDQGTHFMVTHVAEGFSAPGFKPGVEITHWSGIPISSAVDLNAARFAGSNAPARRSRGVQSLTVRPLRIHLPPFEEWVTVSYLDESGTQRELRENWRIVENLPPMVDADAISAAALAQGLDLDADEVGRAKVLLFAPRVVAQEQAVQADEPAPELRQGEIATTMPKVFKAQQVETPSGTFGHIRIFTFSVNDPMAFVKEFVSLIGQLPQNGLIVDVRDNGGGHIHAAEFALQVLTPRRIAPEPVQFINTPLNLRICREHQDGSSGIDLGAWVPSMEQALEIGATFSSAFPLTPEDGANAIGQQYFGPVVLITNARCYSATDIFAAGFQDHGIGPVLGTDENTGAGGANVWTHKLLSDLLQGDRATPYVPLPKGSGMRVSIRRTLRVGALSGTPVEDLGVIPDQPHRMTRRDLLEDNADLFNRAGRLLKDREPHAVSITDAISVNGSLKLKVKATNVDRVDVYVDQRPRASVDLTDGQADVTVPVAAAAHSARIEGFEAGHLVASKTEQLN; from the coding sequence ATGACGGACTCGGCCGACCACAGAACACCCTCGTTCATCCAGCAGGCCGCGGAACCGGTCCGCGCCCACCTGGCCACCTCGACCCCCTTGAGCAGCTTCCTCGAAGGTGCCGGCACTCTGACACTGGAGGAGCGCCGCCTCATCGTCGACCAGGCACTCGTCCTGCTGGAGCAGAACTACGTCCACCTGCCGCTCAAGGCCGCGATGCACGCCGTGAACCCGGTCCAGCGCCTGCGGGTGCTGCGGCGGCGTCTGGAGCGGCAGACGCAGCAGACCATGCCTCGGGAATGGCTCTTCCACGCCGAGGTGTCGGAGATCTTCCACTCCGTCAGAGACCTGCACACGAACTACCTGCTCCCTGACCCCTTCAACGGCAAGATCGCCTTCCTGCCGTTCCTCATCGAGCAGTACACGGACGACCAGGGCACCCACTTCATGGTCACTCACGTGGCCGAGGGCTTCTCCGCACCCGGCTTCAAGCCCGGCGTCGAGATCACCCACTGGAGCGGCATCCCCATCTCGTCGGCCGTCGACCTGAACGCGGCCCGGTTCGCCGGCAGCAACGCCCCTGCCCGGCGCAGCCGAGGCGTCCAGTCGCTGACCGTGCGGCCGCTGCGCATCCACCTGCCTCCCTTCGAGGAGTGGGTGACCGTCAGCTACCTCGACGAGAGCGGCACGCAGCGTGAGCTGCGCGAGAACTGGCGCATCGTGGAGAATCTGCCTCCCATGGTGGACGCGGACGCGATCAGCGCCGCGGCCCTGGCTCAGGGGCTGGACCTCGACGCGGACGAGGTGGGCCGGGCCAAGGTGCTGTTGTTCGCCCCTCGGGTCGTCGCCCAGGAACAAGCCGTCCAGGCCGACGAACCCGCGCCCGAGCTGCGCCAGGGTGAGATCGCCACGACGATGCCCAAGGTGTTCAAGGCCCAGCAGGTGGAGACGCCGTCCGGGACGTTCGGCCACATCCGGATCTTCACCTTCAGCGTGAACGACCCGATGGCTTTCGTGAAGGAGTTCGTCAGCCTCATCGGCCAGCTGCCGCAGAACGGGCTCATCGTGGACGTCCGGGACAATGGCGGCGGCCACATCCACGCCGCCGAGTTCGCCCTGCAGGTCCTCACCCCCCGCCGGATCGCGCCCGAGCCGGTGCAGTTCATCAACACCCCGCTCAATCTGCGCATCTGCCGCGAGCACCAGGACGGCTCCTCGGGCATCGACCTGGGTGCCTGGGTCCCCTCCATGGAGCAGGCGCTGGAGATCGGCGCCACCTTCTCCAGCGCCTTCCCCCTCACCCCCGAGGACGGTGCCAACGCGATCGGGCAGCAGTACTTCGGGCCGGTGGTTCTCATCACCAACGCCCGTTGCTACTCGGCCACCGACATCTTCGCCGCCGGTTTCCAGGACCACGGGATCGGCCCTGTGCTCGGCACCGACGAGAACACCGGCGCCGGCGGGGCCAACGTCTGGACCCACAAGCTTCTCTCCGACCTCCTGCAAGGCGACCGGGCCACGCCGTACGTACCGCTGCCGAAGGGAAGCGGCATGCGCGTGTCCATCCGCCGGACCCTCCGGGTCGGCGCCCTGTCCGGCACCCCGGTGGAGGACCTGGGCGTCATCCCCGACCAGCCGCACCGGATGACCCGCCGGGATCTCCTGGAGGACAACGCCGATCTCTTCAACCGGGCGGGCCGGCTCCTCAAGGACCGGGAGCCGCACGCCGTGTCCATCACGGACGCGATCTCCGTCAACGGCTCTCTGAAACTCAAGGTGAAGGCGACGAACGTCGATCGCGTGGACGTCTACGTCGACCAGCGACCGCGCGCATCAGTGGACCTCACCGATGGACAGGCGGACGTGACGGTCCCCGTCGCGGCAGCCGCTCACTCGGCTCGCATCGAAGGCTTCGAGGCCGGCCACCTCGTCGCCAGCAAGACGGAACAGCTCAACTAG
- a CDS encoding TetR/AcrR family transcriptional regulator yields MPRHVDHEQRRRDIIDASRRILVGGGPSALTIRAVAKELGGSITLVTHFFPTRPELMRAVVAEMIDSYDTELAALEEGADAPTRLRILMRWMLPLAEDEWGAEKGRIVLIAQRDQEPSIGEFFTTMDARIRGLLRSHVEPLVPAEQVDATVDLLRVLANGLVLSAVEHHHAWPRERQLAVLDAALAAYGL; encoded by the coding sequence GTGCCCCGTCATGTTGACCATGAGCAGCGCCGTCGCGACATCATCGACGCCTCACGTCGGATCCTCGTCGGCGGTGGCCCCTCGGCCCTCACCATTCGAGCCGTGGCCAAGGAGCTGGGTGGCTCCATCACCCTCGTCACCCACTTCTTCCCGACCCGCCCGGAGCTGATGCGCGCCGTCGTGGCAGAGATGATCGACAGCTACGACACCGAACTCGCGGCCCTCGAGGAGGGCGCTGACGCGCCCACGCGGCTGCGGATCCTGATGCGCTGGATGCTCCCGCTGGCCGAGGACGAGTGGGGCGCGGAGAAGGGCCGCATCGTCCTCATCGCCCAACGCGACCAGGAGCCGAGCATCGGGGAGTTCTTCACGACCATGGACGCACGCATACGGGGACTGCTGCGCAGCCATGTCGAACCCCTGGTGCCCGCCGAGCAGGTCGATGCGACCGTCGACCTGCTGCGGGTGCTGGCCAACGGGCTGGTCCTGTCGGCCGTGGAGCACCATCACGCGTGGCCACGGGAGCGGCAGTTGGCGGTGCTGGACGCGGCGCTCGCAGCGTACGGCCTGTAG